In Arachis hypogaea cultivar Tifrunner chromosome 7, arahy.Tifrunner.gnm2.J5K5, whole genome shotgun sequence, the genomic window aaaattacaaaaatatcccttgtaaaaaaaaaataatcttggTAGGGAAGTCCACCCTGCCCCGCCAAAGTCTGTTTAAGCGGTGTGGGTTAGGTGAGCTTTTGCTCTTTGACGATCCCAATTTTTCAGTCTGACCTGTCTTTTTTAGCGGGTTACGTGGATTGACTTGGCTGATTTAGACCCGTTTGTCACCCCTAGGCGGAATAGCTCGTCTATTGATccttactttttttaaaaaaattgaagtatTTATTTAATGcatcttttttttgtattttttttagaatttatttgaaTGCTGttaaattattagaaaaagatatttttttaaagagaaaatatttttttaatatgttaaaaaaattttaatagtaaaaataaaagtattataaAAATAGAGTTTTACTATCTTGTAACTTAAAGAATAGAGGTTAAAcataccataaaaaaatattttaatgctaTTTATTACTTTTCATGCATTAAGAAtgtaaaaagtttattttttcaatgaataacaaaatattttgtttatgatATGTTTAACATGTGCTTTTAAAATTAGGGATAGCaaaacctataaaaataaaatatatattttttaaaaaattacaatttatatttgtttaaaatttttttacttaaaaacatatttttacataatgaataaataaaaaatatttgtattttattttatttaaatataattattaaataattttttttatataaaatatctaaatataaaattatttttaatttaaaatatctttttaaaaaaataacttagatGTGATCTCTTCTCTCAGCTGTCAACCATAGCTCTGCAGTCTGCACTCCTCTCTGGCTCTCTTCATCGTCTCTCTTCGCTCTCATTCCGTGAAGCTCGCTCGGCCCCTTTGCCTCATTTTTTCGTCAAAGTACCAACATAGTGGCGACGACGACGTTCTTCTGTGCGGCAGTCAGCGAGCCTCTCACTTCAACCTCTGACTTCgtgtctctctctctcactcattgGAAAAAACGTCACAATGAGGAATGCAAGTAAGAGGAAGAGAGAACCCCAACATGGTCCACAACAAAACAAGAAACATTTCACGAAATCACCTTCTCGATCTCCAGCTAACCCTAAGCCCCAGGAGGAGTACTTCGAGGAGAAGCGCAACTTGGTAACCACGCTTTACTTGCTTCTGCTTCCACAAtgtagcttttatttttattgggaaAGATATATTGTATATGCTCAACATTTGATGATGATttcaattttaagttttatttcgATTCAATTTTGCTCTTAATGTTCTATTTGTTTCAATTATaccttttctttcaattttttatggTCAAAGATTAGTcagttttgtttttcatttttcaaataTTAGATATATAGTAAAATTCCAAATAGTAGATAAATGATTCCCTTGAATTTATCCATCAGTATACATGTATGCTTCTActgataaataaatatttgttgatttgtGTTTTATAGGAAGATTTGTGGAGAGAAGTTTTCCTTGTTGGAACAGAGGTTTGTTCATTTTTGTAGATTTACTAGTTTCTTAAGTTGATTATTGAATTGTCCTCCTTTTTtgtcctttttctttcttacctCCTCCATCGTATTATAATGCCAGTGGGACCAATTGGATTCTGTCTATCAGTACAAGTGGAATTTCTCTAATCTGGAAGTGAGTTTAGTTGTCAAATAcaaattttcctttgattttgtaGTTCTGTATTTGGTCTTAAGAATTTAGCTTACTAATTTGATCTCTAAATTGTTTTCAGAATGCATTTGAAGAGGGCGGTGTTCTACATGGGAAAAGGGTTTACCTTTTTGGTTGCACTGAGCGTAAGTATTTCTAGCTTTTTATTCGTTTCGTTTCATTACTTTGCAGCCCTATTGACGATATTTATGTAGGTTAACATTGTCACTTATTTTGGGCATTCATCTATATATGCTTTTGACATGGTATGCAGCTCAACAAGTCTGCTTTAAAGATGTAGAAAAAGTTGTCTTCGTACCTATTATTGTCGCTGTAAGTTTCCGACTCAAACTGAGCTCTGTCTGCATTAAAATCTTCTAGCTAAGTTCATCATTGCTTGAGGtatcttttatttattcttttatcatgaaaaattaaattctttattaGGCAATTATCGATAGCTTGATTCGTGACTTGTGAGTTGATCCAGGTATTGAGCATAATATGAAATACTTATGTTTAACTATGTCTAGATTTGCTGTAGAAATTCCTGTTCACCTATTGTTGGTTAAAAAAATTGGGATTATTTTTGTAACTATATCAACTTTGATAATTACAAACGTTATTTTCActattgttttgattttaaaaataggtAGTATCACCTTTCCCACCATCTGATAAAATTGGGATTACCTCTGTTCAAAGAGAGAATGAAGAGATTATTCCCATGAAACAAATGAAAATGGATTGGATCCCATATATGCCTCCAAAGGACCGGTAATTTGTCTACCCTTcgtgttttatttaattttggtgcTTGTCTTTATATATTGTATTCAATGGTGACAGATTGAAGTCTCAAATATTTATCTTGAGTTGCACCCAAAGGAGGTACGACACTATCTTCGCTAGTCTCCCTCAGTATCAATAGCTTGCTTCACAATTTCAGGTTGCAAAATGAGTATGGTATATCCATTGAAAGTGAGTGTGTTAGGATGAATATGTTACTCTGGTAAAATGCAGTAGTGGAGCGCAAGTTTTTATGTTCTCTGTTGTTTTATGATGTACCTTCCATCACTTGTTTTCTTGTTTAACTGACTAATGTATAGGGGACCCCAATCTTAAAGCCATAACGTTATTATGTGGCTAATACAGATATCCtataatttaaatgatatacTTATCTTCCCCATAAAATTATTCATCTGGTATGAAAATGTTGATGACTTTTATTTTATGTGTGATATACTCTGTGATTCAGGTCTGCTTTAAAACATCTAAAGTTGGAACAAGTAAAAAAGTATGAGTACTGCTTGCCATGTGAGTTTCTGGCTTTTCTTTACAGTATCATTGATTACATTAATGTGTTGACCATTTCTATCTGATAGAACAAAGAAGATAAGATGCCgtctttctattattattataaagaaGATTAAGATGCCgtctttttattattcttgtaaaGAAGATTTGATTAATTGTGTCCTTTAATATCATTCTTTCTGAAGATTTCTACCATCCATTCAAGGAAGACGAACTTGAACAAAGTACCGAGGTTCAAATATTGTTTCCAACAGAGCCGAAGCCGGTAACTGATTGTTGAAACTTTTGTCTATTGAAATGGCAATTTTTGTGATGCTTGAGATCCCCACTTTATATGCATGTTTACATATTGATATCACTGCTAAATTCTGTCAGAGTATCATTGTATCAACAGTAGTAGGAAGTTTAGTGCCATATATGGTTTTTGTTTTCCCATACTATTGTTTACTTTTTATCGCAGGTCTTTTGTACATTTGATTGGGAGTTTGAAGATCTTGAGGTAACAGATTAACTTTCTGATGTTTATGATTTTGTCGGGTTAAACTCGCTAGAAGATAAATTCTAATGTGGAAACTAGAAAAGTTGACATTTCGCCATACAATCATATGATAATAGCCAGTAATCATGATGCCTggagttttcttttaatttgcagCGCATTCTTCAATTATATTCTCTTTACAGATAAGAAACATCTATTTTTGAAATTCAATCTAAAGAATCTTGACATATCTTTATTGAGAGACGGGAAGCTTAAAGCTTGAGGAGAGAAGCTTCTATTTGTCTTTTTTTACCCCGATCCTTTTACTGTCTCTGCATTGAACCTCCTCGTAAAGTAGCATCAAATAGAAGATAGCTGGAAAAGAATATGATAATAGACAAGTCTTTGAGTGCATACTTGCTTTATATTTCACAGGAGCTCACTAATGCTGTCATACAAGATGAGGAATTATCAGCAGATCAAAAAGATGTCTTCAAGGTACCTAGTAAATGAGAAAGGTGCATGCTTCCAACTTTTCCAGGCAGGATTTTGGCTGATCCTTTCTTTGTTATAGGAATTTGTCAAGGAAAGAGTACGTGAAGCAAAGAAAGCTAATAAAGAGgtaattttctttggttttgcACACCCTGTTTTGTTGCCATCTGCTTCTgcttttttcatttttcactgATTTTGTCTTCGTAGGCAAGGGAAGCTCGGAGAAAAGCCATTGAGGAAATGAGTGAGGAAACTAAAGCTGCatttgaaaatataagattttaCAAATTCTATCCTGTGCAAAGTCCAGATGCTCCTGATGTGTCAAAGAAGGTAAGTGGACATGCTAATATGAAGATATTTAAATTCCAAGTTATGTTGCGGACATCCTAATAATTTGACAAGCATCACTTGTGAACATTAAGGAATCAAATTGTGTCCTTAAAACTGGTATTCTTTCATGTAACATACTGATAATGAAGATAAAAAAGAGTGGCAAGCAATTTTAGTCAATCTCTTCTGAACTCTATCATTTACATGGATATTTACCTGATAAATCACAGTGAAGTTATCAAAGTTAACTGATGGAAATAAAGATTACATTTCTCTTTAATCTTTGGATTATAAATGTGGAGTAAAGAATTGGTCAAGGATCACTAGTTCTTTCCCCAGATTTATGATTTGTGTGTTTGGCATGTCTTTATGGTATCCATGAGAAATACTGCTGAATTTATGAGACGTTTCTGTCATTAGTTTTCTGTCGCATTCAAAATGATGCTCTGTAATTCCTTTATTGGCAGTGTAACGTCATTAACAGGTATTATGGAAAGGCTCATGAGTATCTGTGATTTGCTCCCAGACGACGATGTTGACGGCTTAAAACTTTCCATGCTTGTTTTGCGTGTAGCTAGAAGTGGTCTGGTTGTTGTTTACCGTTCTCAGTGGCGTAGTTATTAAGATCGAACAGGTAATTAACTCTATCAGAGTATTGGGTTATTGGATTACTAGTTCATCCATTGAATCGCAAATTGATCTGTTAGATTGGTTataattaaatagatatatataattatatttcattcttttcataataagtattttttttaattttattttggtatTAATTTAACCAttactttttaatttcaataatcatTAGACAGTTTAtacctattatatatttctatttATTAAAACAATATCATATAGTTATAGAAAGAGAAAATTTATTATGACTAATAGTGTTTGtccttttttttctaatttataaatatttaataaaaattattattcattttaacaattttatataatttataaaaaaatatagttaattGGAGAAAGAATGAGtacaaaactaaaattaaattttattttggtattaaattaactattactttttaatttcaataattcaTTACGTAGTTTATACTTATTATAtacttcaaatatttattaaaacaatatcatataattatagaaatagaaaatatattatgattaatagtatttttgtctttttcttttaatttataaatatttaataaaatttattattcattttaacagttgtatataatttataaaaaatatggtTAATTAGAGAAAGCATTTTGTTTATGTTGAGGGTATCACCttgatgttgttgttgatgcGGCTTGCTACTTCTATTTTGGGCCAAGCATTTTT contains:
- the LOC112703576 gene encoding protein HEAT INTOLERANT 4; this encodes MRNASKRKREPQHGPQQNKKHFTKSPSRSPANPKPQEEYFEEKRNLEDLWREVFLVGTEWDQLDSVYQYKWNFSNLENAFEEGGVLHGKRVYLFGCTEPQQVCFKDVEKVVFVPIIVAVVSPFPPSDKIGITSVQRENEEIIPMKQMKMDWIPYMPPKDRLKSQIFILSCTQRRSALKHLKLEQVKKYEYCLPYFYHPFKEDELEQSTEVQILFPTEPKPVFCTFDWEFEDLEELTNAVIQDEELSADQKDVFKEFVKERVREAKKANKEAREARRKAIEEMSEETKAAFENIRFYKFYPVQSPDAPDVSKKCNVINRYYGKAHEYL